In Cricetulus griseus strain 17A/GY unplaced genomic scaffold, alternate assembly CriGri-PICRH-1.0 unplaced_scaffold_146, whole genome shotgun sequence, the DNA window AGGCCCCACCCTTATAATCTGATTTAACCCTGGTGAGTTCCTTAGCCACTCCAAGCCCAAGTACAGTGTGTTGCAATGGGCACTGGAGCTTTAATGTATGTTTTAGGAGAACACATTTCAGCTTCTGGCATCATAGAATACACATTCTCACGAGCTTAGCCTGGGGTTGCATCTTGCTAATAAAGTCACCCAAGTGTGAAGCTGAGCAGTATTATCCAGGGAACATCAAAGTGCTTAGTATCTGGCATTTATCAGTTAATCGTGGTATGTCTAGAGGTGATTTTCAAGCCAGTTTCCTATCCTTTCTTTTGCAGGTGTTAACTTTGGGTCCCTTCTTGGAACAGGAGGAAGAGCTATGGAGAAACTAAAGAGAACCGATTTAAATAAGTtgaactctcttctggcctctccccTTTCGAGAAAGCACCACTTCACCCTGTAAGGAGCCTGAAGAATTAGACCAGTCACTATGAATGTGACCAGCTTGTTTTCCTTCACAAGTCCAGCTGTGAAGAGACTTCTAGGTTGGAAACAGGGTGACGAAGAAGAAAAATGGGCAGAGAAAGCTGTGGACGTGTTGgtgaaaaaattgaagaaaaagaaaggggccATGGAAGAGTTGGAGAAGGCCCTGAGCTGCCCGGGACAGCCAAGTAACTGTGTCACCATTCCCTGCTCCCTGGATGGCAGGCTGCAGGTGTCCCACCGGAAGGGATTGCCTCATGTCATTTATTGCCGAGTGTGGCGCTGGCCGGACCTCCAGAGCCACCATGAACTGAAGCCtctggattgctgtgagtttcctTTCAGTTCCAAGCAGAAGGAGGTGTGCATCAACCCCTATCACTATAAGCGCGTGGAGAGCCCTGGTGAGTGGTGTGGACTGTGTGTGCCCCGGGAAGGCTCTAGAGATCAGAGCAATACCACCTTTCTCTTGTGGGGTGTAAatccaaaatatcttggggaagttttatttgtattcatttatgcGTGTGCAAAAGAGCACAGGAACTCTATATACTCAGCTTTCGCTCATTGTAACAAGTGTCTGTAACAATCACTTTATAAAGAGGAAGGTTTACTTTACTTCATGACTTTGTAATTATCAGCCCTTCTTCCCATTGGCTCCAGTTGCCACAGTGtgtcattcaggatggttttgtTGATGGATTGGTTCACCTAGCTGATGATTTCTGAGGGTCCCCAAGTATGGATGGTGTCAGATTTGGGTGGCTTCCCTCCCTGCTCCTTGGATTGCCAGGTGACTTTTCTCTCACAGGAACTTCAGACCCCAGGGGTAGACTGCAAACTTCCAGCTCAACCATCCAATAATAGGTTGGTCTCCAAAggccttttgtatttttgtggaaTATATACGTCATGTTAAAGTAAAGACTAGGGAATAATTTGCAAAGGCTTTTGTGTCCACTGCCTGTTTTAAGAAAGAGAGGATATAAACTAAACCTTCCTCATTtgactctgtgttttctttctgttcccagtGCTTCCTCCCGTGCTGGTTCCGAGGTACAGTGAGTACAACCCTCAGCACAGCCTTCTGGCACAGTTCTGTAACTTGGGACAGAATGAGCCTCACATGCCACCGAACGCCACGTTTCCAGATTCCTTCAGGCAGCCCAGCACCCACCCGTTTCCCCACTCGTCCATCAACAGCTACCCCAACTccccaggcagcagcagcagcagcagaacctACCCTCACTCCCGCGCCAGCTCAGACCCAGGCAGCCCTTTCCAGATGCCAGGTAGGAGGGGGCATTCGGGGACGCTGCCTGCCttggggaggtgggtgggggtggCCTGCGGGGCGGGGGCACAGTGGGTGGAACCCTGAGCACATCCTGGTGAACCAGTGCTTGGAGAATATCAATGTAGGGAGGGAGTTGTACATACAGCTGGAGAAGAGGATGGCTTGTTTGAGTCCTGTTAAGTTTTGAAGCAGCTGCATCCTTCTTTGAGTGGCACAATTGTTCCAGTCTCTGCTCTCCATAAAAAGAAAGGGGAATATGTCATATTACACACACTGCTGTTCTGAGAAGCGGCTTCGGAGAGCTTTTCCAACATTGAAGAACCCTTGTTATCAATGCAGCGGCAGAAGAGCTAATTACTGGGTTATCCGCCCGACCCATTTAATTAGATTCATTTTGCCAGTGATGTAATCCCAAGAAATATGTTAATATGCTTTTAACAGCAAGGAAATGCAACAGAAGTGATAGAGAACATCTGCTTGTTTAActagcaaagaaataaaacagttatTTTCCTGCTTGTTTAACTTAGCAAACACAAAAACcagttattttcctgttttagtCATAACTGATGGTGTAATACTGACTAATTAGAGGATTACACTTTTCAGATTACAGGTTAGTAAACAAGCATCTCAAATATTAGTGCCAGAGCTCTTGCCAGTCGACATCAAGAGGGacacgataaataaaagatcATCATGAAATGCATGGATATTTTTGGGAGGGAAAATGATGGGACAGGATGTTTATAGAGCCACTTAAGGTGCTTTACATTAAATTTTACTTCAGCATCCATGTTGTACCTTCAGAAATTAAAACGTGATCCATGCTTTATTGCTTCCTCCGTTCCCAActataaggaaaaggaaaatgtttacctaaagctatcctctgacccctgcatacaagtgcacacacatgcatctgtgtACACTTGAGCAGGCCTAATCATACGCAAAAGCTCTCAGTGCAGAGGAGAGTCTGTGCCTGaagcatgtaattttttttctttcaaacattGTAGCTGACATACCAACAACTGCTTACCAGCCTCCTCAAGATGCCATGGCCCAGGATGGCTCTCAGCCAATGGACACGAATATGATGGCACCTGCACTGCCCTCCGAGATCAACAGAGGAGGTAAAATGAGTTGTCAGAGTGTTGTCTTTATGTCCTGTCCAAATGTCACTTTTACTCATTTAGACCTTAAAAAGGTAGCTGTTTGAGAAACATGGAAAAaacgttttgttgttgttttaagcatAATGGAAAGAATTCTCTAGAGCCCATCTTTTCACTCAAATTCTGTCACAGTCCAATATGAAACCTCAGAATTGAATATGGAGGTTCAGATTCCCACTGGACTCTGAAATGGCCGTAAGCAGTGCTCTGCCATTTTGTGTTACATAGTTAGGTGAAGTGAGTTTCCAACATTGGTGGTTAGAACACCGAACTGTCAGTCACCTCTAAAGACAATCTAAGATGCTGTATGTTGACCAGTGTTGAATAATCAGCCAAGATTTATTagttatggaaaaataaacaagcatatcTGTGTCCTTAGCATGCTAATTTGCTTTCACCTTCAATAAATGAGTAAGTGATATATATTATCATAcatgcatttatatacatatatgcacatatatcaaACAACTGTTTAAAATGCATCTGTCTATGATTTGGTATATTGGATCTCTGCCAGCTCCCAAACGAAATGAGAATGCCACCCTTAGTAAGAAGTACATTGGATCTCACAGAAATGACCCATGTGATCCTCGTAGTTGCCCCTCCCTGTCTTCGTTCCACCTGTGCTCAGCCAGTTTTACAATGCGGTTTCTGGTTGGGGTGCTCCAGGAGTAACTGTGAgcaaatttctttccttcttgcagATGTTCAAGCTGTTGTTTATGAGGAACCAAAGCACTGGTGCTCTATTGTGTACTACGAGCTCAACAACCGCGTGGGTGATACATTCCAGGCCTCCTCCACAAGTGTGTTGGTGGATGGTTACACTGATCCTTCCAACAATAAGAACCGCTTCTGCCTTGGGCTGCTCTCCAACATTAACCGGAACTCCACAATAGAAAACACCAGGCGACATATTGGAAAAGGTGCGTGTCCCTTTACCCCTCCTGCAAacgttcatcttttcttcctctagaaGTGACCCCATCATTCTTGTGGCAAATGCCAAATGTTCAGATGCTGCTGTTCACAGGAGATTCCCAAATGGCCACTAAACCAAGGGTATGCCCAGCCCCCATGTTCAAATTAAAGCAATTCCCTTTGCAGGTGTGAACACTTTGCTTTTGTGTAAGCTCAGTGTCAGTGCTGGTGTGGGTCAGCTGATCATAGCACTCACAGTGCTTATGTAACACAAGCATTCTGGAAAGTCATTTGGCAAAGTGATTCAAATCCTTTGATCCAGCCGCTTAACTTCCAGGAATGTCTCTTATAGATATTAGTAAAAACCGTCCAGTGACATTTGTTATGACTGCAATAGTAGATAATTAGTGTCAATACTGGTCTGCTGAGGGAGCCTGGCTAAACAGTTACAGCAGCAAGTCATACAGAATTGTGAGAGTTTGCAACACAGGCTTTAATGATTGCAAAACGGGACACAGTATTGCAGACTGTTAATTAACAAGCATTTTCCTCTGTTGCTGAAGAAATGTCAATATTTTCCAcatctttatatttcatatattgtcttaattttctaaaatgaaaagacatCATTTTTGATATCAgggaaaagggtttttttttcttcttaaacagttttctcactgggtgttggtggtgcatggatttaatcccagcactcgggaggcagaggcaggcagatctctgtgagttcgaggctagcctgctctccagaggtagtgtcaggataggctccaaagatgcacagagaaaccctgtcttgaaaaacacaaaaaaagttttctctatatttttgttcttaaatatatcACTGTATATCACTAAACAAAATGGATTTCTGCCACAGTGGGTAGAGCTGATACTGGGGTCTTAGCCCTGTGTGTCTGTAGAAATGCCACATTGTGTTTCCTCAGATAGTCTCACTAGCATTTTCTATTAAGCCATTCCAACTAAGCACCTTCTTAGCTCAAAGTCATACTACCTGCCTGTTTGCTAGCCTCTTCTTACTCCCTCATGAGTCTTGGCCAGAGGGTCCATCTTCCTTTTtgaagatttgcttttgtttattttctgtgtgtataacGGGGCACATAGTGGTCAGAGGTCAAATTTgcagaattggttctctccttggtCCAGCTTTAATAGGAGGGGGTCCAGGACACTCCCTGCTTCTCCCTGAGAAGGGGGGATGCTGCCTGGTCTTTCAGCATCCTAAGTTATAAGACGTTTTCAATTATTGTTTTATGTACTTATTTCGGTGAGCTCCTTTTTCAcacagtatgttttttttttctatttaaaaagtgtCTGTTTTAACTAGACCTCATGTCTTACTGCTTCCAGCAGTAATTCTTCAACCCGGGTTTCACTCCTCTGTGTTTATTGaccatcccttctctctctctctgaagttttCTGAACAATTTAGCCTTGGCATAAATGCAGAAGACTTTAAGCACATAGGATACCCCAGGAAACTACAGGTTTTATATTGCTCTATTTTTAGAGTGTCCATATGCTTTCAACTCTGGTTAAGCAGGACATTaaataccaaaatgaaaatgtcaaccattattatttttgagagacATTGTTAGTTCCTGAACACACTGGTTATCACAAGCATAACACAGTTAGCTAGatgtctgtcagaatggctatgtgAGTGGCCAAACTTGACTCTGCCTGGGTGCCTTTCAGCCTATGAATGATATGGTCTGTCCTGTCACAGGCGTACACCTGTACTATGTTGGAGGAGAAGTGTATGTCGAATGCCTGAGTGACAGCAGCATCTTTGTGCAGAGTCGGAACTGCAACTACCATCATGGGTTTCATCCCACCACTGTCTGCAAGATCCCCAGTGGGTGTAGCATGAAAATTTTCAACAACCAAGAGTTTGCTCAGATACTGGCACAGTCTGTGAACCATGGTTTTGAGACCGTGTATGAACTCACCAAAATGTGCACTATTCGAATGAGTTTCGTGAAGGTGAGCAGTGCCCGCCCATCTCATTCAGGCCTGACCCCCGCCTCACCCCTGCTATTTACAATATGTATACCTGTGCCTTCCTGGTATATATTCCTATCAGTGCCCACTGAGAGCACCATTGTCCAAGAGGTTGTCATGGGAACTTAGAATAtagtcctctcctcccacctcacaggtcccagagatggaactcaggtctccaggcttggtgacaggcaccTTTATCTCCCCCTGCCTCACAGCCATCCTGCAGTTTATTCCGGGTCAAGCTAAGGGTTTAATAGAGTCCAGGCTGGAGCATGTCTTATTTCAAAAGCAGGCAGCCTAGTCAGTCTGTGTGTCTCAGCAGTCCTTATGGCTCATATCAGCCTGGGGAGGGACAGCCTagtgaatcttgtcagtttcagtaAAGGTTTTACgatgtctgcttcctgagttttaaGGACTTTGCCTAGAGGGTGGAGTGTTTCGCCTCCCCTTAAAGCATTCAGCAATTCTGGAGCTTCCCTATAAGACAGAAGGTTTTATCTTTGAAGATATTGCTACACAACATGTGTAAAAGGTGAGAGAAGAACCAACTTCACAgatttgttctctgagctccacatgcacactgtggtgtacattaacacacattcatgcaacaacaacaaaaagctgggtgcagGGCTGTGTGTGGTCCCAGCATGGGAGACAGATAGGATCCCTTAGGCTTGCTGGCCGCCAGTCTAGCCTGATTGGCAAAAGCCCAGGTGCAGCAAGAGAACTCATCTCAGAAAATACAGTGGagtgtgattgaagaagacagccAGTGTAGACCCCTGTACTCTCCAGGCATGGACACACAGATAAAGGGGCAAGGGATTGTTCAGTTAAAGGCGTAGGACTCTtacagtggtcctgggttcagtcccagcatccAGCTGAACTGGATCACGATAgcctgtaactctacctccaggatccaacatcttctgaAATCCACAGATACCACACATTCATAGGTAAATCCATACTCAACATGTACATATTTGcacaattttttaagaaaaatattaaaaaaataaagccagtttgataatacatgccttttattccagtgctcagaaatcagacaggtgagctctgagtttgaggccagtttggtctacatagggagtttaggccagccagggatacccaTTAAGAGTATGTCTTAAAAGTATAAGTAAGTTAAGTGTTAACATAACATTAATGtagtgggaaataaatatttaaaatatcttgttttggttttttattttttgagacagggttcctctgtggctttggaggctgtcctggaactagctcttgaagaccacaatggtctcgaactgacagagatccccctgcctctgctcctgagtgctgggatctaagcCATGCACCATCACCTACtggctaaaatatctttattcaaacaagtactgaatgtattttaaatttgtcatTACCCAAgactaataatatttatttatttatttgataaaaggtctcattctgtaccctgactggcctggaactcacagagatctgcctgcccctgcttcccgaatgctggaattaaaggcgtgtgccacaccACCATACAAAATAGGTGATCTTGTGGTCCTTGGATAGACTTTTGGTGGCCAATGTCCATCCCCAAATATTACCCATGCTTTTGTggtatgtttcttttcttgtggGACATAGTCCAAACATAATTATGTGAACTGATCATATGATCTTTTTACTTGGTAGAGTGACTCAGTGAGATAGAGAGTTAAATGACaccagtgtgctttctttttcctagggtTGGGGAGCCAAGTACCACAGGCAGGATGTTACTAGCACCCCCTGCTGGATTGAGATACATCTGCATGGCCCTCTCCAGTGGCTGGATAAAGTTCTTACCCAGATGGGTTCACCCCACAATCctatttcctctgtgtcttaaagggcctctggcttctgtctcttGCAAATGTTGAACCTTGCATGTACTTGAAGGATGGATATGTCAGGCGCGTGAAATCCTGACAAGGGAGCTTTGATAATCCTTGACCTCTGTGACCAACTATTGGATTGAGAAATTAACAAATATTGGTAACATGGTGTTGATATCAAAAATCTGTTTAGTTTACATTGTGACATTCTGTTGTATGATCAACTAAAATGTTGACTGTTGGCAGGagttttgtgtatagttttaaaggAGATGGCCAGGCCAGGGACAAATTATCTAGTAGAAGAAGAACAATCCTGAGCAGTCCttttgttgggagtgtttggcagagtgttaCGCTGATAGTCTTTGAAATGTGTTGTTCATTAGGTTCCGAGCCCACACTGAATAATCTTTCGATGGGttttcattatgttttaaaactatttgtttagaAATGAATGGGGCTCTTTATTTTTGAAGCCAAATCTTTATTACATAAAAAGTATTCTTTCTAAAGCTGTATGCTGGCTGTAGTGTTGTCTGAATGATGTCAGGCTTTTGCTCCTTGAtgaatatgtgtatacagaatatttggagCTTAGGAATAGTCTAAATGGCTAGTGGATCTAGAAGTTATTTgtcagtggggtgggggaaaggaaatgacaactgCAAATGTACACTGTGCCTTAAGGATCAGTTTGTTGTCATAAATGAGCAAGCTGATATCTGAATTTGCTGTGTTTTAGGTTTTTAGTGTTTTATCTgacttttcccctttcttttcttttatctaatCTGCTCTACACCACAGTAAAGCAGCTGGTTAATTCctgtaactgtgagaacaaatgaataatcccttttatttgcaaatcaacAGGCTTTATATTTCAGTACAGAGTATATGAAAGGCTTGAATTCAATGAAcagtttttatggagtttacaatacagacataggctttcatttccaaatgaattgtttGCCAAACCTAGTAACTATGTTCATTATTAACAGGTTTAAAGAAGATCcctattggaatccatttcaaacatttttattttgctttgtttgttttttggttttgttttcttttgttaattttttctattctcttctgcTCTTATACATTGTGTACCTTTATTCCAACACAGGCGGGTTTTCTCTACTGGAAAGTTTTAAATAAACCTGTCACtattgcttcctttgattaaaaatgtgtcatttcGTTATTTGCTTGTTAAAATTTGTGATCAGTAAGATGTGGTCTCTTTTTTTCAGTGATCTCGTCAAATacaaagctcagttggtaaagtggggacatggaacctggcttgctaaaagagcagagtgatccaaagtcaggagaaaggaaacataagGCTGGAGAAGACTAAGGGAAATCTATGAGGGAGGGCATGTACCAAGGTGCAACTGTATAGGTTACAGGGTAGCTGATGGAGCTGGTCCCTCTCCCTGATGTGAGTTTCAAACATCAAACAGGTCCTCCGGCTTGGCAGCAAACCTGTTACCCACTCAGCAGCCCACAAGTGTATGAGCTTTTTATTCAAGGGGCTTCCACAGTGTAGTATAGTAACTGACAGATGCCCTTACTCAAGTGGAAACATAGTTTCCCAATCTAAAGGGTAACCCTAGGGGAATGTAGCCAGTGTAGAACAAAAACTACACACAGGAGAAAGTTACCTTTGTGCAGTTTTACTGCGATGAGATGATCCCACTTTCCCACCaagggaaatttttttaaaacaattttgaaaaagaaacaatttgaggtcATTATGTTTTCAAGCCACACAAATACCACTGTTTCACCTCACATTCTCTCCTGGACTTGCTGCACAACTCCAAAATTTAACGGTCTACTGTCCCCACCAATTgaaatccactttaaaagaaaagaaagtcttcCTCCCCACCCAGTGAAACTACAAAATGTATCCCCATAAATAGTGACCCAAATTTCTGCTTGTTATTGTTGCCTCCAAAAAACAATCAATGGCAAGCAGAGGAAGCTTGGGCCTGGAGACCTTCACTGTTACAGTTCCCTGTCCATCCTTGCTACTTGCTAGACCACTTGTCTTctgtggatctctctgtgagcaTTGACTGAGTGGAGATGGCTGCATCACACATTTGAGCTGGGATCATTCAGCTAAAGTTATGACTACCCTAGAAATGTGTCACAAATTCAGGAGCCACCTTTCTTGAACCCTCTGtagtctgtgttttccattggcCGAGATTGTTCAGTGTGACTGTGTCCAGGATCAGTAAGatagttctttgttgttgttttttcaattaCTAAAACTGGACTGGGAAGAGGCCCAGCAGGTCAAGGATGAGTGTGATTATCAGAGTTTACACCCTACAGCCCATGGAAGTGTGGGTGGGTATGGTagcctgcctgcaattccagcctgaGAAGGTAGACAGGATTCCCCTAAGCATTTTGACTGTGGAGACTAGCTATATCC includes these proteins:
- the LOC113838655 gene encoding mothers against decapentaplegic homolog 1-like — its product is MNVTSLFSFTSPAVKRLLGWKQGDEEEKWAEKAVDVLVKKLKKKKGAMEELEKALSCPGQPSNCVTIPCSLDGRLQVSHRKGLPHVIYCRVWRWPDLQSHHELKPLDCCEFPFSSKQKEVCINPYHYKRVESPVLPPVLVPRYSEYNPQHSLLAQFCNLGQNEPHMPPNATFPDSFRQPSTHPFPHSSINSYPNSPGSSSSSRTYPHSRASSDPGSPFQMPADIPTTAYQPPQDAMAQDGSQPMDTNMMAPALPSEINRGDVQAVVYEEPKHWCSIVYYELNNRVGDTFQASSTSVLVDGYTDPSNNKNRFCLGLLSNINRNSTIENTRRHIGKGVHLYYVGGEVYVECLSDSSIFVQSRNCNYHHGFHPTTVCKIPSGCSMKIFNNQEFAQILAQSVNHGFETVYELTKMCTIRMSFVKGWGAKYHRQDVTSTPCWIEIHLHGPLQWLDKVLTQMGSPHNPISSVS